The Gigantopelta aegis isolate Gae_Host chromosome 9, Gae_host_genome, whole genome shotgun sequence genomic sequence tgataataactgtaacagtagtagtagtagtattagtagtattagtattattattattattattattagtagtagtagtagtagtagtaataataataatggtggtagcagtaatggtagtcgtagtagtgtaataataatagtggtagtagcagtagtagtaatagtaatggtagtacatggtacagtaataataataatgataataataataataataattgtaatatagctaGGAAACAGTTTTGATTGTGACATGAGTTATTCAGTTACCAGGACGTTTAAAAACCtggcaaattacatttataaatttcgccaacttctttaatacacttattttcttactgctcattagttctttgaatttgaaGGTGCTTGGTCTAGTATAATAATAAGGATGTAAAAATCTTACTCGGGAATTAtgaaaacatatacatacaaataaataatggaattcatcaccAATGTCACTTTTATCACATAAAGTACAcaatctgtcttcaaataatatgttattccaCCTTCCAGTTTCGACAGGTAAATAGTGATttgacgttctaaattttataattaatctccACAACCTTTCgggaattatatttaaatatttttcacaaatgAGTTCTTCTTTAAAAAGTTGATAGGTTTTGCCTCTTGATGACATTGATATGCTATTattccatatttgtaaatatggatcattttgcctaattttaatttgttgtgagagccaagttaacaataaaaaggtatgtgatatccaaacatcgctcattcctaaatgctccaaaatatttctaatattagtgagccaattataatttattctgTTTGTAACATGATCTGTCAACATAAATCTGTATAGaagaaatgataattttgattgtttccCTGAAATAATGCGTGCCCAGTAACAAACCATTcttctttgaatatttaattcgACGGGCACTTTCCCCAATTCtccgtataacataaataatggggtggatttttttgttggcAAGATGTGTCGGAAGAAATTTATTTGAACAGAATCGCATATATCGTTTTTTCCATATCCCCAAACTTCGCAACCGTATAAAAAGATTGGGAGAACCATtgattcaaacattttaagtttacactcAATCGATAGattattgtctttagatttcgccaatacaaaatacatagcttTAGTTGCTTGATGTTTTAATTGAGCCTTGgtcgttttaaaattatttaatttgctaAAAGTGACCACAAGGTATTTAAATTCCTTAACATTTTCAAGAACATATTTTCCAAGTttgaaagtatatttataatctcCGGCATTTCCattgaaaattaatactttagtttttgagatatttatctttagtttccatttattACAGTACTGATCGAATACGTTTAGTGTGTTGTGACGGAACacgctcttatcttttcgcctgtggcaatgttaattgttttagagggccgtgtgcacttcgttacgtaatacctccgcgcgaccgtaccccctaatacacacccagatcagttgtggaggccatgtggccagtagttacgtaatacctccggtagtgcggttttacgaccgtggtttctggcgaactaggcgacagtaagtctggccatctaagagaaaataccgtctctgggagttgtggcaatatcacatgatagatgaggtaccgcgttgtgcccccaggcgatattcgctgtctctgagatttttgaataaatagataggattttagatatatcgggctCCTGGCAAGTCATTTAGTCAAAAgctaaaaaattagaaaaagatcgcaaccacccgcctgtacgtctcctggagggaagagcgaccttctACACTCAACCGACACGCACTCCAATCTGGGAGACCAACGGATGGAAGGTGGCGATCTATAACTAAGATAAGTAATTAGTATACTACTTAACTCGTGACACCTGTGACTCCCTGGAAGGAACATCCACCTTACACACTCGAACAGACTAggtattccaacccggggagagaacggtgaaacgacaaaagtacaACCATATGCCTAAACTAGTTAGCTGATATAAATGCagctataaattaacaattgctCAAAACCTcccgcctgtacatctcttggatggaagagcgaccttaagcactcgaccaacaagcactccaaccagagagatcaacggcgggacggtagcgagtgattaataacTACTAGATATGACAATACTTAAATCGTGACACCTGTGACCCCTTGGCGAAACATCCACCCTTCGTACTCGACCAGACTATGTATTCCAATCCGAGGGGAGATCGGTGAAACGACacaagtaaaagcatatacttaAACTAGATAGctggcataaaataaaattattaatcaacaattattcaaaaccacccgcctgtacaactccgggagggaagagcgaccttaagcacacGATCGACAAGCACTCCAACCCCGGGGttcaacggcgggacggtagcgaataattaataaccattgttaaccttactgtaaatatttatttaggttCTGAAACTCGTGTGTTGCAATTGGTGTATACCACTCCCAAATGTTTTTGTGGCtcttaaaacaaacaagatagGATACCACTAATTACCACTTTCTCTTGCAGCATTCTCActggtccaatccagccaatcgcGAACAAGGAACCTcacatgtaaataaactgcacaatTGTGTTTTGCACTCGCACCATgtctttattactgatgcatgaaaCCATGATtgactaaggtaagtcaactagggcaACTGAGGAAATAGCAAGCAGGAAAAACAAGATTGAGTTAAAAGActaaccaagtaagcctactaaatTATTCTACATTACTAACAGTTACCAACATATAGATACCGTTCATTTCGCCtcaatcatttcatttctttataaaataattattcagggggcgggaatcaaacaATTCTTAATTACTTAGCTGTCAACTATACAACTGCTACTAGATACTTTAACcctatttttcattctttttctttctttctttcattgattggtaataaagttaagtatgtcaagcattaggctttttaaaccaatacctacactataagggatccgcccttcaaattagatagccaGATTAGTCTAACTCCCCGTCCGTTATTGtgttcaatgctatacaaagacggagggggatgggtggtcatgatgacCATTGAATTCACTAGAGTAGGGACGTAAGACAAtaagtacaaccttaacaccaaactaggatttacatacagactacacgctcactgcaacagtacacaggatgcattgactaatgataacaatgcatccgccccccatttaatggcccagcacgtgctctaataaggaaccggacaaaagaataccgttccgagtacacaattgcaatgcacccgggggaagctgaacaaaagaatatcggcctcccccacccaaacccccaatacttgctgctggtaataacttggtacttggtgatgcctcgaccagaagcggtcaggccctttataagggcctgatgggcaacctagggagacaccacagcatcgtaaaggtctaaaattaacgagctactctcgattcactaatatcaaaacctatattagctcggccatttacctttcgaccgaccgttcaaaattgcgccaaaatttcctcaacaaaattgcgcaccactttctctttggcattaacggctccattcaaattccatagcaccacccccacccccacccccacccgcctgctaccgattcaatcgggctgctggtgctcccttgcacctgccagtgcaggcggtccctccttccccctccccccacatttcctgtcatggatGGAAGAGCCGGTCAAggccgatacagagagatctaatagatatcagggccgtaccctccgggggggcagggggggggggcagctgcccccccctgagaatcttgtccttttttttttttaatatatatctccagtaatagcatagaaatgtttaatctttatagtatgttaaaaattatttataaaatttagtgcccccccatggattttggtcagggtacggccctggataTACAGTtaagagagatatttggataatcgtgttttattcagttacgggtattataggatccacGTGACATATGTGTTGTAAATCAGCGGCATTGATAGCTAGTATGGCAGTATCATCTGCGTAAAGTAAGCAAAGTAAGTGAATGCCGATGTCGAGcgggttttgttggttttcatCAATGGGGGTAACTACTTTACATCcaaaattgattaaatatttttctatgTCATTTAGATACAAGGAAAATAGGACTGGGGATAAATTTTCACTCTGACGGACGCCGTTGCTGCATGGGAATAATGAAGATTTCTGATTGTTTgcatatattaatgattttatgcCTTTATACATTTggtagataatttttaaaaatttaccgtTTATGCCATAATCCAGTAGCTTATGCCAGAAGTGTGTACGAGATACAATATCAAAAGCTTTCTGGAAATCGACAAAAGTGaagaataatttcagttttttttttttttaaatatctatcaaagtatgtaatgtaaatatatggTCTATTGTTGAATATCCTTTTCGAAAAGCTGACTGCGTTTCACtcaaaatatcattttcttcaataaatgtACATCGCAGGTGGACAAGTAGGTCTTTTGAGCTTGCTTCGATTCTGCTGTTCTAAggtttttattcgatgactaacaaacatcttgctggcactgtattGTCGTTGTTGTCCGATCATCCTTCGGTATGCATTGTTATAATCCTTCATTGTTTCCTGCGTAATTTGCgtgaaagcacacaccacggcctttgatataccagtcgtggtgcagtagctggaacgaaaaacagcccaatgggcccaccgacgaggatcgaccgaagaccgaccgcgcatcaggcgagcgatttaccactttTTGCTCTAAAGTGTTCGTAAAATCttccaaatgtttgccattaCTTGTAGGTGGATTCCAAGTACTTTTATgtttaactaaataaacaaaaacaactgtaAGTATTGAACACATTTTTCACCTTCTAAGAACAAGAGTTAGTGCCTTTAAGAAACAGACGGAcgtgtcattaattttgtcattcTGATCTTTACATATAGCGTAACCATAGCAACTATTAGCAAGGGTTATATCGCATTACGAGACTAAATTGTTCGCGTTCAAACGTTATGGGCAACACGGCATTCAAATCAATTACCGTTTCACGTAAAACACCCAAGCTCTTATCAGCTAAATTAAACCTTTAACGACCTACTTGAGCTACAAAAGACCACAATAGCACACGAGAGTAGGCCCCTATTTTTAATGTCCGTTCCCAAACGTGTGGGAAAAGGCGGACTCAGTCCATTGACTGAAATATTGCatgcatgtataatataaacatatattacaCCAGCAGGTACTCATGACCGgggaaataaaacaaagtatttttttttactgagaACGTAATATGCATTGGTGTAACgtataataatatttgaaaatCTGGCGCTTACTCACCAATAACCTTGTCAGTACTAAAGATAACGTCTTCACGATATTGCAACAGACACAATGATGTCAGGTAGTCTCTCAGTtgttgttaaatttgtaataaaatagtattttaatacaattcattacagatattttaatagaatgaaTATAACTTTTTGATTTTAATTAACTCTGAACGTGAACAACATGCAAAGTtaaagtaatatttaatattcaaaaaTATTCAAGTATGACAAGTAGTTTACATCAATTCTGTATGTACataatggaattaaaatataaaaggcttttagagaaacaaataaataaacagaataactaACTCATTATCTGTTGTTATCacatgtccctcgtgaaatttGCACTtatcactcgctaaagctcgtttGATAATAACccgtttattatcctctgtgtatgtaatattttaatgaatagAGTCTAGATTGTCTCGACGCCCTCTCCTGAAAAAGGCCTCCCAcctccaaaacaaaacaaaaaaaaaaaagaaagaaaaaagaaaaacaaccaaccaaaaaaaaaaaaaaaaaaaatcgaaaaactACACATACCAGTTCATTATATTGACTAATTACAGTAGAATTTTCACTTCATATAAAGATTCTAGGACCGGAAATTCGTCTGTTGCACCACCAGAAAACAGTGAGCAAGGAATCTAGTATTTAGAACCTATCGATCTCGGGTTACTACACAAAAgagtaaaatttaatttacttaACGCCTCCGCTAGAGCACATCGTTGGCTGTCGGAAGCCAAaagtttgataattctgatataccTTGTGCTCCAGCTTTTTAACTCTATATATGACAACTACTAAGATACCTTAGAACATGCTAATTGTAAGCAGATTTCAAACTACGCCATATCTTTTTGGCACAGAAGTTGTTCCATCAGGGTTGTGATGCCCAGAGATTTCTCGGAGCAATATAAAAGTTGCATAGTAGACATTTCGagaatacattgtatatttactaaatattatgTATCTCTGATCAAATTGAACGTGTGCATACTTTTTGTGAAACTCTTACACATTTTGTTCATCGCTTTAGATGCAGTGACGGACTTGATAGCtatggtggcagtactcattaCAGGTTCCACTTGTGGGGCAGAATATGCTCATCTTTCGTGAACatgtcatcactgttttgaaaGTGACTCGTgtgtgcatgtcatcacagctgtatatattccattaaGTTCTATCCAGTGCTAGTTGTGATtgagtaaactagtctgggagtggcagtcctcgttTGAGCGATGCAGCAAGTATGTATTGTCCACAAAATGATctcctcaggagtggctgtcctcctatagatgagacactagatagagactggaatcatccactatttgcCAAATACtaattcgactctgcattgtgtcgagatacggtcttgatctcTGATAAGGGGGGAGGGGATGtcgcccagcggtaaagcgttcgctacatgcgcagtcggtctgggatcgatccccgtcgatgggcccattgggctatttctcgttacagccagtgcaccacgactggtatatcaaagaccgtggtatatactgccctgtctgtgggatggtgcttataaaagatccttagctgctaataaaaaagagaagcccataaagtggcgacagcgggtttcctctctcaatatctgtgtggtccttaaccatatgtctgacgcaatataaccctaaataagtgggttgagtgcgtcgttaaataaaacatttcctttttcttcttcttgttctgaTCTCTGATAGCGAATTTGTCAGAGAAAcacccgctaaatgtttccattagcagcaacggatcagTTATATCCACATGACAGCATATACCTAGTCCAGGgttagaaatgaaaaaaaaatctacatgcaccacgtgcatgctgaaaaaaaagttacatgcaccattaaaattctgcatgcaccaaaaataagtcGACTTcgtttgggttttttacgaagctattcggaattattcggcaatacctatatttatttattaacagtaccggaacgttatacaactgcgtttattactgattcttgatcaaatttgaaaatttcacccaacgtatacgccttacagaaatctataataggcctattacaaaaacgtacgaatatttgtgttttgttttaagcaagttatcaacttttttaagtcgataagatctgttggtataatataaattagcctacggaattcgacgagaagttgcgattgaaataatcactggctgacttcgagtcaactacgcgagtaacggtcctgcacgttcgcaatcatctgatcaagtgcccatatctgaggtcgaaaatgttcaaggcagttacggtactatgtattgatcacagatctggcggagttcaatttgtcagtgacgacaacaactgtgttatgcgcgtggataccccaaagtcggtctcgaccaccttccctaataccgttcacggatattgccggcaattttcgcaaatatatttcacggaaatgaccgaaagggcgccattgttgtaagtaggattatgggatacaaaatggatgcgcccataagataaaagttatcgtttttatgtggcgaacagattacgaaatgcatacgcaaaattcaacaacttgagtctgaatctggtagacaacaggatactagtatacgcaatacacagtacttgaaaaatattagcatgcaccgcgtgcacccagttttaaaagttacatgcacacgcaaaaatcagcatgcaccggtgcatgtactaacactgcatttcgagccctgaagTCGATCCTGCGACCCTGCTACATCGGGCGGACGCTCTAGCGAATGAGCTAAATCTTACCGCTGTTTAAGATGTATCCAGCTCTTGTTTCCCGATATCTGTTATATAACATCAGAACCATCATTTCAATCAATCAtcgtttaaacaaacaaaaaaaagggggggggggggggggggggagagggaatGGATATTTCAACATTGTTTACTGACTTATAAAAAAAGCCAGAATCTGATGGAATTATCGACAATCCTTTTACTGGTATGACAAGTCTGcttaaatatattgaataatatCAGATTTATCATAATAAATGTGCCTAAATATTTGACCAACGGTAGTGTTCCAAGTTTTTATGTCTTCTGGGTTGTGTTCTGTCTTCTGGCTTCTGATCCACAAATGGacaatataattgtttttcttcCAGTCGTACAGATTGCCTACCTCGTACAGTTGACGTAATTCGTGCTGCATCCAGTTTGGTCGGTGGAAAGATCTTTCCTCCGTGTGAATCAGGTTTCTGTGTTTCTTGGCCAGTTTGGCTGGCAAGTGGACTGAATGTTCGGCCCATTGGGCATCGTGAAACGATTTATATTCCATGTGCCATATCTTTAGAAAGTCAGCCCAAGCTACTGCGATGATCACGCCATTACACAAACcattttcgtgctcatatcccATCACCACTTCATAGTTCAGTAATGGATCCAGTGGTTTCACGACCATGGCGTCCAGATCGAGGTAAATTCCTCCATATTCCAAGACGGCCTCAAGCcgcacaatatctgtgtggtgttCGGATACTTTAATTTGTCGACCGTAGATTTGCTTTGGAGTTTCTCTGTGAATCAAATAAAGTTCTGGAACCTTTTGTCGAATTTCAGCAAAGTAGTTTCCTTCTGGAACCATATCAATCCAAAGAAATATCCTGGCAGGCCTTACAAATTTATGACCGGCTAAAATTGCCAACATGTGGTGAAACCGGAAATGGTTTTTCTGTTTGCCCCCGTACCACGTAAAGTGGACCAAACTAGGAATAACGCGTTCTGTGTGCTTTATGTCTTTGTTGAAATTAATTTCAGAATGTAACATTTTGTCAAAGCTGTCATTCCTTTTGTAGGTATAGTAttccatttttatattttccttgcatatgtttttttcaagaCACAAGTTAGAATTAGTACTACGAGCTTTATTACTTCCAGTAATGTACTTAGAGGGCTGCGGTGTGTTGGTGGTAATGGCAGAATTACCATAGTATATGTATCTGAAAATAGCTCCAACAGTTGTGTTCCATGTTTTGATATCGGTAGGGTTGTGTTCTATTTTGTGTTGTTCAATCCACAAATGTATGGCGTAATTGTTCGTTCTCCAGTCATAGAGATTTCCCACTTCATAGAGCTGGTTCACTTCTGTTGGGTTAGGCCTGTGTAACGATTTCTCTTCCGTGTGTATTAACTGTGGATACTTTTTGGCCAGCACAGCGGGGACTTCAAATGAATGAAACTGCAATTCTTTGTCATCAAATGTTTTGTACTGTTCGTACCACATTTTAAGGAATTCTGCCCATTTTACCGCAATAATTATACCATTACAAAGTCTACCTGCTGATTCATATCCCATAACTACTTCATATTTAAGTAAAGGATCCAGTGGTTTTACAACAATGGCATCCAGATCGAAGTACATTCCCCCATACTCTAAAACCGCTTCCAGTCTTATGATATCTGTTACGTGTTCTGGTTTACTAATTGACCGGCCGTAGatatgttttggggttttacGGTGAATTGGGGTCAATTCAGGAACCTTATTTTGTAATTCTATGAAATAATCACCTTCTGGAATTAGATCAAACCACAGAAATATACGTTTTGGCTTTACGAACCTTTGAACAGCCAAAACACTAAGTAGATGATGAAACCGGAAATGGTTTTTCTGGGGACCACCATACCATGTGAAGTGCACTAAAGGGGGAATAACTCTATTCTTGTGAATGATTTTCCTATTCGTATCAACCGGAGAGCTCAGCATTTGCTTGAATGTTTTCTCATTACGTCTGTATACGTAAACCTCCTCGCCGATTGGTGATTTGCAGATATTCTCTTCTATGCAATTGCTTCTTCCTGCAAGCAAtaagtaaaacataattttcacataatatcttagacagaccgacagacagaccgacagacagacagagacagacagacatacatacatacatacatacatacatacatacatacatacatacagggtGTTTCATATTATCTGTCCTTATtctgtaaatttatattttctacacagacagacatacagacacggAAGTGTGGAGTAACAGGGATGAAGCCGATGATAAACGAAAGGGAACACAAAGGGCGCGAGACGTATGCACACATgcatagtattcaatattaagaaCACAACTTTCATGAACACATATGACATCTTTTGAAGATGCaacatgtttttcttctttttctttcttcagtaGTCAGTCAAAAtgttggtatagtttcttttggacggcagtatattatttatatgtaacTCTTTTTTGAGGTTATAGATATTAGTAATCTTACTACTAAATTCTGCCGCACTGGAAGCATCGTCTAGGGaaatgtacatgtgtttcaTTCTTGCTCCGTCCATGACGACAAACCAGGCCGCGAAAAGCAGGAATAATCCGAAGGCCAGTATCCCAAAGAACAACTTGTTCACTCGAAACGCCACAAGTCTGCACTCAGCtgggaaaaagaagaagatataaatatattctctATCGTGTTACACACATTATTTCTTTCTAAACGAACAAAACACATCTTTAATATTAATGGGAGTTTTAATATACGTCCAAGTTTCAAAATTCTTTACTTTCCCCCCATGTCTAAAAActaatatatgtgtattatcTGTATTAACAGTAAGATGCCATTTGTTTGCATAAACTTGTAAGTTGTCTAGTAAATTATGTAAACCTTCCACAGTTTCAGAGAATAAAACTAAATCATCTGCATAcagcaataaaaacaaactaagtTCACCAAAATGGTACTCCACggcagcattaacaataaagaaaatagtcgtatcaagcttgattccatAGACAGTTATCCCGACACTGTCACAGATACAGCTACTGATCTCATAACTAATTAATCAAACACCCATTTGAAAGTAGTCGATCAAGATAAAGCTTTATTTTTCCCCTTAAAATTGTGTAAGTTAATAAAAGCATGATTGCAAAAccttgttattaaaattaatctcaaatttcaataatagtaatttttagaGTGTCAAACATTAAATGCAATCAGCAACTTGCGCCAATATATGTAgatatcagtttatttttaatgatgtaATAAATTATCCAAAATAATTCATTGTCTTTCACAGATACTAAAACTAACCCACTAGACATCGGAATACATCTTTGCTTATTATACGCTGATGATACTGCTTTACCAGCAACAAGTGCGTCCAATTTGCAACACACGTTCAATATATTctatcaatattgtaatattaaatactacaaaaaacacagaaataaaagtattaatttttaatggaaattctaaagattataaatacacttttaagaTTGGAATAtcaaagaatataaatatttaggtGCCACTgttactagaccaaataactaaaaaaattaattactaagATTAGATTTAAACAACAGGCGACAAAGGCTATGTATTTCGTTCTATCAATAGAGTGTAAACTCAACATTTTTGACTCGATGGTTctgccaatattattatatggctgtgaaatatggggatacGAAAACAACGACATCTATAACTCTGttcaaatcaattttattagacATATTCTTCCTGTAAAAAAAAGCGAACCCAATCTTCATGTTATATGGTGAACTAGGTTGAATGCCAATCAAGTTGTCTATCCACAAAAGATTAATTTGTTCTTGAGCACGAGTTATCTCAGGGAAACAATCTAACTATCTCTATTATTATAGAAATCAATGATGAGAGACCATATTAGCAatggaactaactataactggattgctgctgttaaaaatgttttagatcACCTAGGAATGAGTAATATATGGCTATCACAAACCGTTCTATCTGTAAAAtggctaccacaacaaattagcatgacaaaacgaccagtatttacaaacatggaaaaataatatttcagagTCATCGAGAGGCAAAACCTACGAACTTTTCAAAGAGCaactaaaatttgaaaattaactTAATATTATTCTTGAAAAAGTATGGACCGTTATGATCAAATTTTGGACTTCTAACAGttatttacctgttgagacTGGATGTTGGAATACAGTTCTATTGGAAGATAGACTTTGTACTATTTGCGATGAAAACAATATAggagacgaatttcattatttatttgtatgtctTGTTTTCAATAAGACCCGGAAagaatgcatataaatttagagaacttatgagcagtaaaagaatatgcatacaaaaaaaaagctaaattcataaata encodes the following:
- the LOC121381692 gene encoding uncharacterized protein LOC121381692, coding for MYRDSSEDYAECRLVAFRVNKLFFGILAFGLFLLFAAWFVVMDGARMKHMYISLDDASSAAEFSRRSNCIEENICKSPIGEEVYVYRRNEKTFKQMLSSPVDTNRKIIHKNRVIPPLVHFTWYGGPQKNHFRFHHLLSVLAVQRFVKPKRIFLWFDLIPEGDYFIELQNKVPELTPIHRKTPKHIYGRSISKPEHVTDIIRLEAVLEYGGMYFDLDAIVVKPLDPLLKYEVVMGYESAGRLCNGIIIAVKWAEFLKMWYEQYKTFDDKELQFHSFEVPAVLAKKYPQLIHTEEKSLHRPNPTEVNQLYEVGNLYDWRTNNYAIHLWIEQHKIEHNPTDIKTWNTTVGAIFRYIYYGNSAITTNTPQPSKYITGSNKARSTNSNLCLEKNICKENIKMEYYTYKRNDSFDKMLHSEINFNKDIKHTERVIPSLVHFTWYGGKQKNHFRFHHMLAILAGHKFVRPARIFLWIDMVPEGNYFAEIRQKVPELYLIHRETPKQIYGRQIKVSEHHTDIVRLEAVLEYGGIYLDLDAMVVKPLDPLLNYEVVMGYEHENGLCNGVIIAVAWADFLKIWHMEYKSFHDAQWAEHSVHLPAKLAKKHRNLIHTEERSFHRPNWMQHELRQLYEVGNLYDWKKNNYIVHLWIRSQKTEHNPEDIKTWNTTVGQIFRHIYYDKSDIIQYI